The following coding sequences are from one Epilithonimonas vandammei window:
- a CDS encoding ISAon1 family transposase, translating into MYGVNGKKFRRHYRKSLSEFKDWNQKQHAEDYILYSENCLSQLSLDEVALSQGELYTVLTSKQAKGRKGSIVAIIKGTKSDETIDKLLKIDRKLRLKVKEITLDMAGSMKLVAKRCFPNAMQVIDRFHVQKLATEAVQEIRIKHRWEAIDSENEILKQAKEKKVKPKIQVFSNGDTRKQLLARSRYFLYKSREKWTESQNIRAGIVFQEYPDLEVAYNLSDKLRKIYNQNITKSVAMLKLAHWFKDVEESGFKSFSILKNTITNHYNDILNYFDERSTNASAESFNAKIKNFRMQLRGVRDKAFFLFRLSKLFA; encoded by the coding sequence ATGTATGGGGTTAACGGGAAAAAATTCCGAAGACATTACAGAAAGTCCCTCAGCGAATTTAAAGATTGGAATCAAAAACAACACGCCGAAGATTATATTCTCTATTCCGAAAACTGCCTCTCACAGCTCTCATTGGATGAAGTAGCACTGTCTCAGGGCGAACTTTACACCGTGCTCACTTCCAAGCAAGCTAAAGGAAGGAAAGGGAGTATTGTTGCCATTATCAAAGGAACCAAAAGCGACGAAACTATTGATAAACTACTTAAAATCGATCGAAAATTAAGACTGAAAGTAAAAGAGATTACCTTGGATATGGCAGGTTCTATGAAACTCGTTGCCAAAAGATGCTTTCCTAATGCAATGCAGGTTATCGACCGATTCCACGTACAAAAACTCGCCACAGAAGCCGTTCAGGAGATTAGAATAAAACACCGTTGGGAAGCTATTGATTCAGAAAATGAAATCCTGAAACAAGCTAAAGAAAAGAAAGTAAAACCAAAAATCCAAGTTTTTAGCAATGGCGATACCCGAAAACAACTCTTGGCAAGAAGCCGCTATTTTCTTTACAAAAGCAGAGAAAAATGGACGGAAAGTCAAAATATAAGAGCAGGAATAGTCTTTCAAGAATACCCGGATTTGGAAGTAGCCTACAACTTATCGGATAAATTAAGGAAAATTTATAATCAAAACATCACAAAATCCGTTGCAATGCTCAAACTTGCCCATTGGTTTAAAGATGTGGAAGAATCAGGTTTTAAATCCTTTTCAATACTTAAAAATACCATCACGAATCATTATAATGACATTCTCAACTATTTTGACGAAAGGAGTACAAATGCGTCCGCAGAAAGTTTCAATGCGAAAATAAAGAACTTCAGAATGCAACTTCGAGGCGTGAGAGACAAAGCATTTTTCCTTTTCAGATTATCCAAACTTTTTGCCTAG
- a CDS encoding catalase family protein: MEEYIKYSYEVEEIPENFDEYITTINNDIREYIKNTPNLSRATHHTRDAHANGYAVLKAEVEILDNLPEELAQGIYAKPGKHQAAVRFSNGSSRVLPDKLSGNAQGFALKIFGIDGKKLSPGEEDSMNVDFNLINNPVFFCNSAEHYVFISKLFLKLNDFFEKGALGKLEFATLWVTENKKAFPNFEALKELGALKTFEKIPSINSFLYEFYSMGAVRHGDYIAKVRVIPTEQTKNAITQKDIDLDSAEWPYRKGIIKEIAQKNLTFELQIQLCKNLKEMPVNDLTKEWSQELSPFRTVAKITIPKQTVPEDGNFEIMENLSFTPFRTIEENSPIGNLQRSRQSAYVTSSTSRHELNHKKRKEPKNLEEAFSPEFYQL; this comes from the coding sequence ATGGAAGAATACATCAAGTACAGTTACGAAGTGGAAGAAATTCCAGAAAATTTCGATGAGTATATTACCACCATTAATAACGATATCCGCGAATACATCAAAAATACGCCAAACCTAAGCAGGGCGACCCATCATACAAGAGATGCGCACGCCAATGGCTATGCAGTGCTGAAAGCAGAGGTTGAAATTTTGGATAATCTGCCCGAAGAACTGGCGCAGGGCATTTATGCGAAACCCGGAAAACACCAGGCAGCAGTTCGCTTTTCCAATGGTTCGTCCAGAGTTTTGCCCGATAAACTAAGCGGTAACGCACAAGGATTTGCTTTAAAGATTTTTGGGATAGATGGCAAAAAATTATCTCCCGGAGAGGAAGATTCTATGAATGTTGATTTTAACCTGATTAATAATCCGGTGTTTTTTTGTAACTCGGCAGAACATTATGTTTTCATTTCAAAGCTTTTTTTAAAGCTAAATGATTTCTTTGAAAAGGGAGCCTTGGGAAAATTGGAATTTGCCACACTTTGGGTCACCGAAAATAAAAAAGCATTTCCAAATTTTGAGGCTTTGAAGGAATTGGGAGCTCTTAAAACTTTTGAAAAAATCCCTTCCATCAACAGTTTTCTTTATGAATTTTACAGTATGGGAGCGGTACGCCACGGTGATTATATCGCCAAAGTAAGAGTGATCCCAACTGAGCAGACCAAGAACGCCATCACGCAAAAAGATATTGATCTAGACAGCGCAGAATGGCCGTACAGAAAAGGAATTATCAAAGAAATAGCTCAAAAAAACCTTACGTTTGAGTTGCAAATACAACTTTGCAAAAACCTGAAAGAAATGCCTGTGAATGACCTTACAAAAGAATGGTCGCAGGAATTATCACCATTCCGTACGGTGGCAAAAATCACAATACCAAAACAAACTGTTCCTGAGGATGGTAATTTTGAAATTATGGAAAATCTGTCTTTTACACCGTTCAGAACCATCGAAGAGAATTCACCGATCGGAAATTTACAGCGTTCACGGCAGTCAGCGTATGTAACATCTTCAACCTCAAGACACGAGCTAAATCACAAAAAACGTAAAGAACCAAAGAATTTGGAGGAAGCATTCAGTCCGGAGTTTTATCAATTATAA
- a CDS encoding DUF1398 domain-containing protein, producing the protein MFTVEQLRTAHSKVKSGADFPAYIREIKAMGVTHYETYVSDGHINYYGTENYVAKVPAKYETITIAENADMEMFKAELKAHQQGKTDFLTFIKMCAETGIEKWEICMYKMTCTYFDKAGNEILLEEIPQ; encoded by the coding sequence ATGTTTACAGTAGAACAATTAAGAACAGCTCACAGCAAAGTAAAATCGGGTGCAGATTTTCCTGCCTACATTAGAGAAATTAAAGCAATGGGTGTAACTCATTATGAAACTTATGTTAGTGATGGGCATATTAATTATTACGGCACCGAAAATTATGTTGCAAAAGTCCCCGCGAAATATGAAACAATAACCATCGCTGAAAATGCAGATATGGAAATGTTTAAAGCTGAATTGAAGGCTCATCAGCAAGGTAAAACAGATTTTTTAACATTTATAAAAATGTGTGCAGAAACAGGAATTGAAAAGTGGGAAATCTGTATGTATAAAATGACTTGTACATATTTTGACAAAGCAGGAAACGAAATTTTGTTAGAGGAAATTCCGCAATAA
- a CDS encoding ISAon1 family transposase N-terminal region protein, whose amino-acid sequence MLNDAEILKLFLPELLIEHFDIIKFEEENKILHIYFEEKNSAPIEFSSLILQSKGFVPEITVDDFPLRGKTVKLHIKRRRWTETKTGNIIQRDWSLIAKGTRMTQDFAEFLKKICRY is encoded by the coding sequence ATGTTAAACGATGCTGAAATTCTGAAATTATTTTTACCTGAATTATTAATCGAACACTTCGATATTATAAAATTTGAAGAAGAAAATAAGATTTTACATATCTATTTTGAAGAGAAAAATAGTGCTCCTATAGAATTTTCTTCGTTAATACTACAGTCGAAAGGATTTGTTCCGGAAATTACAGTTGATGACTTCCCTCTCCGTGGAAAAACCGTAAAACTCCATATCAAACGCAGAAGATGGACGGAAACAAAAACCGGAAACATCATCCAGAGAGATTGGTCTCTAATTGCCAAAGGAACCCGCATGACCCAGGATTTTGCCGAGTTCTTAAAAAAAATCTGCCGATACTAA
- a CDS encoding ISAon1 family transposase N-terminal region protein yields MLNDSELLKLLLPEYLIEYFDIIKFEEKDKVLHLYFEEKDTIPKEFSSLQLQSKGFHDEITVDDFPLRGKSVKLHIKRRRWTDTKSGKILQRDWNLIAKGTRMTQDFAEFLKKISRY; encoded by the coding sequence ATGTTAAATGATAGCGAACTCCTCAAATTATTACTTCCGGAATACTTAATCGAATATTTCGATATTATAAAATTTGAAGAAAAAGATAAAGTGCTTCACCTTTATTTTGAAGAGAAAGATACAATCCCCAAAGAATTTTCATCTTTACAGCTTCAATCCAAAGGTTTTCACGACGAAATAACTGTAGATGACTTTCCGCTTCGTGGTAAATCCGTAAAGCTTCATATCAAACGCAGAAGATGGACGGACACAAAATCAGGCAAAATCTTGCAAAGAGATTGGAATCTTATCGCTAAAGGAACCCGAATGACGCAGGATTTTGCCGAGTTCTTAAAAAAAATCAGCCGATACTAA
- a CDS encoding helix-turn-helix domain-containing protein: protein MKFDKHFPTAQLKPYIKYFVVSENELENEYKVFPSSGLVIGFQYKGKLSVVTNNRENRLTTAGITGISDGYKIFKNSAHIGTILVYFTEIGFTHFASHPANELFNLSLSLDDIFNKNSVAEVEEKLTMAISDKQRIKIVEQFLLSQLKDIETDKLIVDAVKLIYQTNGTIRIKELNEKLFISQSPFEKRFRKVVGTTAKKFASIVRFNSVLDNLNETKSLTEICYENNFFDQAHFIKDFKQFTGDTPENFKRFL from the coding sequence ATGAAATTCGACAAACATTTTCCAACAGCTCAACTTAAACCGTACATCAAGTATTTTGTAGTGTCAGAGAATGAATTGGAAAATGAGTACAAAGTGTTTCCGTCTTCGGGATTGGTGATCGGTTTTCAATATAAAGGAAAACTTTCTGTTGTAACAAATAATAGGGAAAACAGACTGACAACGGCAGGAATTACAGGTATTTCTGATGGTTACAAAATATTCAAAAACTCGGCTCACATAGGAACTATTTTGGTGTATTTCACTGAAATCGGTTTTACACATTTTGCATCACATCCTGCCAATGAGCTTTTTAATTTAAGCCTTTCGCTGGACGATATTTTTAATAAAAACAGTGTTGCAGAAGTGGAAGAGAAATTGACTATGGCCATTTCCGACAAACAAAGAATCAAAATAGTTGAGCAATTTTTGCTATCTCAACTTAAAGATATTGAAACCGATAAATTAATTGTGGATGCGGTAAAACTTATCTATCAAACCAATGGAACTATCCGTATAAAAGAGCTAAACGAAAAGTTATTCATCAGCCAAAGTCCGTTTGAAAAGCGTTTTAGAAAAGTGGTGGGGACAACTGCCAAAAAATTTGCTTCTATTGTTCGTTTCAATTCCGTGCTTGACAATCTGAACGAAACAAAATCGCTGACTGAGATTTGCTACGAAAATAATTTCTTCGACCAAGCGCATTTCATCAAAGACTTTAAACAATTTACTGGCGATACTCCCGAAAACTTTAAACGATTCTTGTAA
- a CDS encoding ISAon1 family transposase: MAGNFKDNIKNSISNFKNWEQKSHAEDWILYPENLSGRLSLDEVALSDGELYTVLTSKAAKGRKGSIVAVIKGTRSETVIENLFKINRDLRIRVKEVTLDMAGSMKLIAKKCFPNAVQVIDRFHVQKLATEALQDIRIRYRWEAIEQENILLAEAKEKKLKPEIEIFENGDTRKQLLARSRYLLYKTREKWTASQKQRAKILFSEYTDMEKAYNLADGLRKIYNQKIQKSVAMLKLAHWFKEVEESGFKAFSVLMKTIMNHYSDILNYFDQRSTNASAESFNAKIKNFRLQLRGVRDKSFFLFRLSKLFA; encoded by the coding sequence ATGGCCGGAAATTTCAAAGACAATATAAAAAACAGCATCAGCAATTTTAAAAACTGGGAACAAAAATCTCATGCAGAAGACTGGATTCTCTATCCCGAAAACCTTTCAGGAAGGCTTTCGCTGGATGAAGTCGCACTTTCAGACGGCGAATTATACACTGTTCTTACGTCCAAAGCTGCAAAAGGCAGAAAAGGATCCATCGTTGCTGTCATAAAAGGAACAAGGAGTGAAACCGTCATCGAAAACCTCTTTAAAATCAATAGAGATCTGAGAATAAGAGTAAAAGAAGTGACCCTTGATATGGCAGGATCGATGAAACTTATCGCCAAAAAATGTTTCCCAAATGCCGTGCAGGTTATAGACCGTTTCCATGTTCAGAAGCTTGCCACAGAAGCCTTGCAGGATATCAGAATCCGATATCGGTGGGAAGCAATCGAACAGGAAAATATTCTTTTAGCAGAAGCAAAAGAGAAGAAACTGAAACCTGAAATCGAAATCTTCGAAAACGGAGATACCCGAAAACAGCTTTTGGCAAGAAGCCGTTATTTACTCTATAAAACCAGAGAAAAATGGACGGCATCTCAAAAGCAGAGGGCTAAAATATTATTTTCAGAATATACGGATATGGAAAAAGCTTATAATTTAGCTGATGGACTCCGAAAAATTTACAATCAAAAGATTCAAAAATCTGTGGCAATGCTCAAACTTGCCCATTGGTTTAAAGAAGTGGAAGAGTCGGGATTCAAAGCTTTTTCAGTACTGATGAAAACGATTATGAATCATTACAGCGATATTCTGAATTACTTTGACCAAAGAAGTACAAATGCTTCAGCAGAATCGTTCAATGCAAAAATAAAAAACTTTAGATTGCAACTCAGAGGTGTGAGAGATAAATCGTTTTTCCTCTTCAGATTATCAAAACTTTTTGCCTAG
- a CDS encoding ISAon1 family transposase, whose amino-acid sequence MYGVNGKKFRRHYRKSLSEFKDWNQKQHAEDYILYPENCLSQLSLDEVALSQGELYTVLTSKQAKGRKGSIVAIIKETKSDETIDKLLKIDRKLRLKVKEITLDMAGSMKLVAKRCFPNAMQVIDRFHVQKLATEAVQEIRIKHRWEAIDSENEILKQAKEKKVKPKIQVFSNGDTRKQLLARSRYFLYKSREKWTESQNIRAGIVFQEYPDLEVAYNLSDKLRKIYNQNITKSVAMLKLAHWFKDVEESGFKSFSILKNTITNHYNDILNYFDERSTNASAESFNAKIKNFRMQLRGVRDKAFFGSRSKVGEKNKKG is encoded by the coding sequence ATGTATGGGGTTAACGGGAAAAAATTCCGAAGACATTACAGAAAGTCCCTCAGCGAATTTAAAGATTGGAATCAAAAACAACACGCCGAAGATTATATTCTCTATCCCGAAAACTGCCTCTCACAGCTCTCATTGGATGAAGTAGCACTGTCTCAGGGCGAACTTTACACCGTGCTCACTTCCAAGCAAGCTAAAGGAAGGAAAGGGAGTATTGTTGCCATTATCAAAGAAACCAAAAGCGACGAAACTATTGATAAACTACTTAAAATCGATCGAAAATTAAGACTGAAAGTAAAAGAGATTACCTTGGATATGGCAGGTTCTATGAAACTCGTTGCCAAAAGATGCTTTCCTAATGCAATGCAGGTTATCGACCGATTCCACGTACAAAAACTCGCCACAGAAGCCGTTCAGGAGATTAGAATAAAACACCGTTGGGAAGCTATTGATTCAGAAAATGAAATCCTGAAACAAGCTAAAGAAAAGAAAGTAAAACCAAAAATCCAAGTTTTTAGCAATGGCGATACCCGAAAACAACTCTTGGCAAGAAGCCGCTATTTTCTTTACAAAAGCAGAGAAAAATGGACGGAAAGTCAAAATATAAGAGCAGGAATTGTCTTTCAAGAATACCCGGATTTGGAAGTAGCCTACAACTTATCGGATAAATTAAGGAAAATTTATAATCAAAACATCACAAAATCCGTTGCAATGCTCAAACTTGCCCATTGGTTTAAAGATGTGGAAGAATCAGGTTTTAAATCCTTTTCAATACTTAAAAATACCATCACGAATCATTATAATGACATTCTCAACTATTTTGACGAAAGGAGTACAAATGCGTCCGCAGAAAGTTTCAATGCGAAAATAAAGAACTTTAGAATGCAACTTCGAGGCGTGAGAGACAAAGCATTTTTCGGATCAAGATCAAAAGTTGGGGAGAAAAATAAAAAAGGATAA
- a CDS encoding Dyp-type peroxidase yields MALEFLKRIFNPNKVEIELNEIQALILRSRPIPYFGTVGIIEIKDAVAARQMLQKLLPIVSSAEDWHKNEGASLTLTFTYKGLEKIGVPQESLETFPESFKEGMAERSRFLYDIGVNDPKNWEKVFRRSHIHIAAAIIANNEEAWKSKLEEFRSKLANNSGIEVIMSHNFSVSEEVKNVFGFRDGISNPEIEGSGIEVPPGFDRPLKAGEFILGYPGEAGFIKPFPQPEVLGKNGSFMVFRKYQSQVAEFNQFVKENSSSPEEGELLAAKMVGRWRSGAPLVLAPEKDDKSLGDDMQKNNDFSFKNDEYGKKCPFSSHIRRMNPRDSKSFVLEDERLHRIIRKSVTFGDIVPPEVTKNDGKERGQYFIGISADAMGTLEFLQKQWANDGNAQNLGTEKDPVIGVQDEDALFSVPGEPLIKRYRGLQTYNIVKGGEYCFIPSISALKWISELK; encoded by the coding sequence ATGGCACTGGAATTTTTAAAGCGGATTTTTAATCCCAATAAAGTAGAAATTGAGCTGAATGAAATACAGGCCTTAATTCTCAGAAGCCGACCTATACCATATTTCGGAACAGTGGGTATTATTGAAATCAAAGATGCCGTGGCAGCCAGACAAATGCTCCAAAAACTTTTGCCGATTGTGAGTTCTGCGGAAGACTGGCATAAGAATGAAGGCGCATCGCTTACTTTGACATTCACTTATAAAGGTCTAGAAAAAATCGGTGTCCCTCAAGAGTCGCTTGAGACTTTCCCCGAATCCTTCAAGGAGGGAATGGCAGAACGTTCCCGGTTTCTGTATGACATTGGAGTCAATGACCCTAAAAACTGGGAAAAGGTTTTTAGAAGATCACATATTCACATCGCTGCGGCGATTATCGCCAACAATGAAGAGGCGTGGAAAAGCAAGCTGGAGGAATTTCGTTCTAAATTGGCGAATAACAGCGGCATAGAAGTAATAATGAGTCACAATTTCAGCGTATCTGAAGAGGTTAAAAATGTGTTCGGATTCAGAGACGGTATTAGCAACCCGGAAATTGAAGGCAGTGGGATAGAAGTTCCGCCTGGATTTGACCGCCCGCTTAAAGCAGGCGAATTTATACTGGGCTATCCTGGAGAAGCAGGCTTCATAAAGCCATTTCCACAACCTGAAGTTTTAGGAAAGAACGGTTCTTTTATGGTTTTCAGAAAGTACCAGAGCCAAGTGGCAGAATTTAATCAATTCGTTAAAGAAAATTCTTCTTCGCCGGAAGAGGGAGAGCTCTTGGCTGCTAAAATGGTAGGTCGCTGGCGAAGTGGTGCACCTTTGGTTTTAGCTCCCGAAAAGGATGATAAATCGCTAGGAGATGATATGCAAAAAAACAATGATTTTTCTTTCAAGAATGATGAGTACGGTAAAAAGTGTCCGTTCAGTTCGCATATCCGCAGGATGAACCCAAGAGATTCCAAATCTTTTGTTTTGGAGGATGAACGTTTGCACAGGATCATCAGAAAAAGTGTAACTTTTGGCGACATTGTTCCGCCGGAGGTAACCAAAAATGACGGTAAGGAACGTGGACAGTATTTTATTGGCATTAGTGCCGATGCAATGGGAACACTGGAATTTCTGCAAAAACAATGGGCAAACGATGGTAACGCCCAAAATCTGGGAACAGAAAAAGATCCTGTGATCGGTGTACAGGACGAAGACGCACTGTTTTCTGTACCTGGAGAACCCCTCATCAAAAGATACCGTGGTTTGCAGACCTACAACATCGTGAAAGGCGGCGAATATTGTTTTATCCCAAGCATTTCTGCTTTAAAATGGATTAGCGAATTAAAATAA
- a CDS encoding DEAD/DEAH box helicase produces the protein MKDILQYVLHDDEIRSYVQDRKLAFLKGELGYSIPYNTPDIDRKILKIEYLLLNKVLTDYTESIEDSLYDIAYSLLKSYDIKSEYFIDLFEEFFGLISIDPYSLYYFYIASLGLKGDNTIRVRLDLKEYIAKDYDEFENWQEIVSNKTFEAFILLVRKDNGYADIRHSLELIADLKTSQKEFESEYLRQIHDYPEEIESAELLLGWYHISKTITETADYLTMGYSYKGKLESEIRIHSEVAKKLFSNYPKLQSIVNIMEYNLILLQNNSIWYSTDAIQIKKLKDFCIAKSQSEKAIIDLLPSQRDAINMSLLDIAASVTVVEMPTSAGKTLLAEFNIIVTKALNSDSKIVYVVPTRALVNQVYYDLKSDFEGLNFSIEKTSGAIEVDPSEEALLQERIDILVSTPEKLDLLIRRNHQSVSDVALFVIDEAHMIQNGSRGTRLELLLAILKRERPSSKFMFLSPFLKDSASTIADWMGGNKIKTPIRINWKPAEKLLIGIKQKGNFKKFEQTLLPSAYSLLSDENKLEDVELDFVLTGQPKEKYIEFTAKRYGAANKSILYLRQGSGMVDKRAEFLYNTLPETEVSDSIELVRKFIIDEVGKETILTKVLKKKIALHHAGLSDETKLLIEHLIREKEIEHIFATSTLAEGVNFPVSAVYFDSYRKGDTKLSTSDFWNIAGRAGRTLVDNYGKLIFPFNSKGNIESAKSLIQESSKGIASMLLELMINADNILEALGAVESQIFKLAYKYSNSLEPLVQYLIHVLNHSGNESVLEISDLFKDSLGYYQLESSDKQKFIDICKMIYLELQEKFNPGTLSFADKTGFSVPSVLEIMKDENRKNPAIAAPESWNPDNLFNFRTDYLKEKIKVIAKLKETGLGTDSHSNTFNEEAVAKVLISWVKGDQLFEVSSHHPTFANNTDEADRINTFVKYINNTRFKASWGLGALEGIVTSNSDDLNDNSYIPSMVYYGVDNEQALLMRMAGIPRRLAKSISKIIPKNETLSLTQIRSKISNLTTDEWQSVVPVGSRLNGEDWKRLSEILVK, from the coding sequence ATGAAAGACATTTTACAATACGTTTTACATGATGATGAAATTCGATCATATGTACAAGATCGAAAACTTGCCTTTTTAAAAGGTGAGCTTGGCTATTCTATACCTTACAACACACCAGATATTGATCGAAAGATACTTAAAATAGAATATTTATTACTGAATAAAGTCTTAACAGATTATACCGAATCAATAGAAGATTCTCTTTATGATATAGCATATTCACTTTTAAAATCATATGATATAAAAAGTGAATATTTTATCGATCTATTTGAAGAGTTTTTTGGTTTGATTAGTATAGACCCATATAGCTTATATTATTTTTATATCGCCTCACTAGGTCTTAAGGGTGATAATACAATAAGGGTTAGACTTGATCTTAAGGAATATATTGCTAAAGATTATGATGAATTTGAAAATTGGCAGGAGATTGTTTCAAATAAAACTTTTGAAGCCTTTATCTTGCTGGTAAGAAAAGATAATGGCTATGCTGATATTAGACATTCATTGGAACTTATAGCAGATTTAAAGACATCACAAAAAGAATTTGAATCAGAATATTTAAGGCAAATACATGACTATCCCGAAGAAATAGAATCCGCAGAACTTCTTTTGGGGTGGTATCATATATCTAAAACAATCACTGAAACTGCCGATTACCTTACTATGGGATATAGTTATAAAGGTAAATTGGAAAGTGAGATTAGAATTCATTCCGAGGTAGCCAAAAAGTTATTTAGTAATTATCCTAAGCTCCAAAGTATAGTCAATATAATGGAGTACAATTTAATTTTACTCCAGAATAACTCAATTTGGTACTCCACGGATGCTATTCAAATCAAAAAACTTAAAGATTTTTGTATTGCTAAAAGCCAGTCAGAAAAGGCAATAATAGATCTATTGCCATCACAAAGGGATGCAATCAATATGAGTCTGTTAGATATTGCAGCCAGCGTAACTGTTGTTGAAATGCCAACCAGTGCAGGAAAAACACTTTTAGCAGAGTTTAATATAATTGTAACAAAGGCTTTAAATAGTGATTCTAAAATTGTATATGTTGTTCCCACAAGAGCGCTAGTGAATCAGGTTTATTATGATCTAAAATCTGATTTTGAAGGTCTGAATTTCTCAATTGAAAAGACATCTGGGGCTATAGAGGTAGATCCTTCTGAAGAAGCATTACTGCAGGAACGAATCGACATTCTGGTATCTACACCAGAAAAACTTGACCTTTTAATCAGAAGAAATCATCAATCTGTCAGTGATGTAGCACTATTTGTTATTGATGAAGCTCATATGATACAGAATGGTAGCAGAGGCACACGCCTTGAATTACTTTTAGCTATTTTAAAACGTGAAAGACCCAGTTCAAAGTTTATGTTTCTTTCACCTTTTCTAAAAGACTCTGCTTCAACAATTGCGGACTGGATGGGTGGAAATAAGATTAAAACCCCAATTAGGATAAATTGGAAACCAGCTGAAAAGCTTTTAATAGGAATTAAACAAAAAGGTAATTTCAAGAAATTCGAACAAACACTTTTACCTTCCGCCTACTCTCTTCTGTCAGACGAGAATAAATTAGAAGATGTAGAATTGGATTTTGTACTTACGGGTCAACCTAAAGAAAAATACATAGAATTTACTGCAAAAAGATACGGCGCAGCAAACAAGTCTATATTATACCTGCGCCAAGGTTCTGGCATGGTAGATAAAAGAGCAGAGTTCCTTTATAATACATTACCAGAAACCGAGGTTTCGGATTCAATCGAATTAGTAAGAAAATTTATTATCGACGAGGTTGGAAAGGAGACCATTTTAACAAAAGTTTTAAAGAAAAAAATTGCCCTTCATCATGCAGGCTTATCTGATGAAACTAAACTATTAATCGAGCATTTAATACGCGAAAAAGAAATTGAACACATTTTTGCAACAAGCACACTTGCTGAAGGTGTTAACTTTCCAGTTTCTGCAGTTTATTTTGATTCATATCGCAAAGGCGATACAAAACTTTCCACAAGCGATTTCTGGAATATTGCTGGTCGAGCTGGTAGGACATTAGTTGATAATTATGGTAAGTTAATATTTCCGTTTAACTCAAAAGGCAATATTGAAAGTGCAAAATCTTTAATTCAGGAAAGTTCTAAGGGTATTGCCAGTATGCTTTTAGAATTAATGATAAATGCCGATAATATTCTTGAAGCACTCGGAGCAGTCGAGAGTCAAATTTTCAAGCTTGCATACAAATACTCAAACTCACTGGAGCCATTGGTTCAATACTTAATCCATGTTCTAAATCACTCCGGAAATGAAAGTGTTTTGGAAATTAGTGACCTATTTAAAGATAGTCTCGGATATTATCAACTTGAAAGTTCTGACAAGCAAAAATTCATTGATATTTGTAAAATGATTTATCTTGAGTTACAGGAAAAATTTAATCCTGGAACTTTGAGCTTTGCTGACAAAACAGGGTTTTCAGTTCCTTCGGTATTAGAAATAATGAAAGATGAAAATCGTAAAAACCCGGCAATTGCAGCTCCAGAAAGCTGGAATCCAGACAATCTTTTTAATTTCAGAACCGATTATCTTAAAGAAAAAATCAAAGTTATTGCAAAATTAAAAGAAACTGGCTTAGGCACCGACTCACATAGCAACACATTTAATGAAGAGGCAGTAGCCAAAGTACTTATTAGCTGGGTAAAAGGTGATCAGTTATTTGAAGTTTCGTCTCACCACCCTACTTTTGCAAACAATACAGATGAGGCTGATAGAATAAATACCTTTGTAAAATATATTAATAATACAAGATTTAAAGCTTCTTGGGGGTTAGGCGCACTTGAAGGAATTGTAACAAGCAACAGTGATGATCTTAATGATAATTCATATATCCCCTCAATGGTCTATTACGGGGTAGATAATGAACAGGCATTATTAATGCGTATGGCAGGAATCCCACGAAGACTTGCAAAGTCTATATCTAAAATTATTCCTAAAAATGAGACATTAAGCCTAACACAAATTCGCTCCAAAATAAGCAATTTAACAACGGATGAATGGCAGTCGGTTGTGCCGGTTGGTTCTCGTCTCAATGGTGAAGATTGGAAAAGACTGTCTGAAATTTTAGTCAAGTAA
- a CDS encoding ISAon1 family transposase N-terminal region protein, with protein sequence MLNDSELLKLLLPEYLIEYFDIIKFEEKDKVLHLYFEEKDTIPKEFSSLQLQSKGFHDEITVDDFPLRGKSVKLHIKRRRWTDTKSAKILQRDWNLIAKGTRMTQDFAEFLKKISRY encoded by the coding sequence ATGTTAAATGATAGCGAACTCCTCAAATTATTACTTCCGGAATACTTAATCGAATATTTCGATATTATAAAATTTGAAGAAAAAGATAAAGTGCTTCACCTTTATTTTGAAGAGAAAGATACAATCCCCAAAGAATTTTCATCTTTACAGCTTCAATCCAAAGGTTTTCACGACGAAATAACTGTAGATGACTTTCCGCTTCGTGGTAAATCCGTAAAGCTTCATATCAAACGCAGAAGATGGACGGACACAAAATCAGCCAAAATCTTGCAAAGAGATTGGAATCTTATCGCTAAAGGAACCCGAATGACGCAGGATTTTGCCGAGTTCTTAAAAAAAATCAGCCGATACTAA